A single region of the Desulfobacterales bacterium genome encodes:
- a CDS encoding tetratricopeptide repeat protein, whose product MNSRGRFDAKAVYALLVLAGIIGIVFYWRVGVEDIPGDYNVKKGNYRLEDGLFEQAVSEFSQALDKNPDHVQAHLGLAITYMQMNRLDDARAEFDKTIALAPDLAAAYANLGILYDRTGKYQLALDNYRKALALDPEILEGPGWLWRFMHNVEERPPTVADRIVYLEAELKKPPEERVLRIQEQDKQQRMYKVDD is encoded by the coding sequence ATGAATAGCAGGGGAAGGTTTGACGCCAAGGCTGTTTACGCCCTGCTGGTCCTGGCCGGGATCATCGGCATTGTCTTCTACTGGCGGGTCGGAGTCGAGGACATCCCGGGCGATTATAACGTCAAGAAGGGTAACTACCGGCTTGAGGACGGACTCTTTGAACAGGCGGTGTCCGAGTTTTCCCAGGCCCTTGACAAGAACCCCGATCATGTCCAGGCCCATCTCGGCCTGGCCATAACCTATATGCAGATGAACCGCCTGGATGATGCCCGGGCCGAATTCGACAAAACCATTGCCCTGGCGCCGGACCTTGCCGCGGCCTATGCCAACCTCGGCATCCTCTACGACCGGACCGGAAAATACCAGTTGGCCCTGGACAATTACCGGAAGGCCCTGGCCCTGGACCCGGAGATCCTGGAGGGGCCGGGCTGGCTGTGGCGGTTCATGCACAATGTCGAGGAAAGGCCGCCCACTGTTGCCGACCGGATCGTCTATCTGGAGGCTGAATTGAAAAAACCCCCTGAGGAGCGGGTGTTGCGGATTCAGGAACAGGATAAGCAACAACGGATGTACAAGGTGGATGATTGA
- a CDS encoding DUF294 nucleotidyltransferase-like domain-containing protein yields the protein MKKRAVIDLESLKRLQETRENLQRVESLPYSEELVSVMDPEVYTCSEDRAVKAVLKEMAGRNVSSVIVVDHAGLPRGILTERDVMQRVVADDDVDPATTPVSAVMTPEPVTLRPGNTIYRALSVLTARRIKHLPLVEGGKVVGIVTLRQLLKLRYPEPMVMIEAIRAAQGPEALKGLRNQLDRMVDDRLHSGRRASDIVLMISMINRDIHRRVLELVLERYGDPPARFCLYVTGSHGRLENLLGPDQDHGMVIADTPDNHQYDQYYVDLSEAFSRDLAIAGFPLCPGYVMAMNPLWRKSLTEWKQQIRYWIERQVRQLGRFATVLFDAAPLAGDFALFEQVRDFAFGELQKHYEVLRVMLEEAGSHRVPLGLLGGFITEKRGRHRGEINIKRSGLLFVVEAMRMLALRHNICETSTLKRLARLVDAGQIHADDAEYFESAYHVLLHLTLSTQIDKLRDGLPLDCFIDPKLISRRDREILKDAFKAIGSLQELVATEFGELVL from the coding sequence ATGAAGAAACGGGCGGTCATTGATCTGGAATCGCTGAAGCGGTTGCAGGAGACCAGGGAAAACCTGCAGCGGGTCGAGTCCCTTCCGTACAGTGAAGAGCTGGTGTCGGTGATGGACCCCGAGGTGTATACCTGCTCCGAGGACCGGGCCGTGAAGGCGGTGCTCAAGGAGATGGCCGGCCGCAATGTCTCCAGCGTCATTGTGGTTGACCATGCCGGCCTGCCCCGCGGGATTCTCACCGAGCGGGACGTGATGCAGCGGGTGGTGGCCGATGACGATGTCGATCCCGCGACCACCCCGGTCTCTGCGGTGATGACCCCGGAGCCGGTGACCCTGCGGCCCGGTAACACCATCTACCGGGCCCTGTCGGTCCTCACCGCCCGGCGGATCAAGCATCTGCCCCTGGTTGAGGGGGGCAAGGTCGTGGGGATCGTCACCCTGCGCCAGCTCCTCAAGTTGCGCTACCCCGAGCCCATGGTCATGATCGAGGCGATCCGGGCGGCGCAAGGCCCGGAGGCCCTCAAGGGCTTACGCAACCAGCTTGACCGGATGGTGGACGATCGCCTTCACTCGGGCCGCCGGGCCAGTGATATCGTGCTGATGATCTCGATGATCAACCGCGACATCCATCGCCGCGTCCTGGAGTTGGTCCTTGAGCGGTACGGCGACCCGCCGGCCCGGTTCTGTCTCTACGTCACCGGCAGTCACGGCCGCCTGGAAAATCTGCTCGGTCCGGACCAGGACCATGGCATGGTCATTGCCGACACCCCTGACAACCATCAGTATGACCAGTACTATGTTGATCTGAGCGAGGCCTTTTCCAGGGATCTTGCCATTGCCGGTTTCCCGCTCTGCCCGGGCTATGTGATGGCGATGAATCCCCTCTGGCGCAAGAGTCTGACCGAGTGGAAGCAGCAGATTCGCTACTGGATAGAGCGGCAGGTCCGCCAACTGGGGCGGTTTGCCACCGTGCTTTTTGATGCAGCCCCGCTGGCCGGGGATTTCGCCCTGTTCGAGCAGGTAAGGGATTTTGCCTTTGGCGAGCTGCAAAAACATTACGAGGTCCTGCGGGTCATGCTGGAGGAGGCGGGCAGCCACCGGGTGCCGCTGGGATTGCTCGGGGGGTTTATTACTGAAAAACGGGGCCGGCACCGGGGCGAGATCAACATCAAACGGAGCGGACTGCTCTTTGTGGTGGAGGCAATGCGGATGCTGGCCCTGCGCCACAACATTTGCGAGACCTCCACCCTGAAGCGGCTGGCCCGGCTGGTGGACGCCGGCCAGATCCATGCTGATGACGCTGAATATTTCGAGTCCGCCTATCATGTGCTTCTCCATCTCACCCTGTCCACCCAGATCGACAAGTTGCGGGACGGCCTGCCCCTGGACTGTTTTATTGATCCGAAACTGATCTCCCGGCGTGACCGGGAGATTCTCAAGGACGCCTTCAAGGCGATCGGTTCCCTGCAGGAACTGGTGGCCACCGAGTTCGGGGAACTGGTGCTGTAG
- the rpsT gene encoding 30S ribosomal protein S20 gives MANHKSALKRVRQSQLRRERNKANRTRVKNAVKAVDAAVEIDKSVEKARSSLKAAIPVIAGVAAKGTFHKKTAARKISRLTRRVNKLARSTESAA, from the coding sequence GTGGCTAATCATAAATCAGCATTAAAACGGGTCCGGCAGAGTCAGTTGCGCCGGGAACGGAACAAGGCCAACCGGACCAGGGTAAAGAATGCCGTCAAGGCGGTGGATGCGGCGGTTGAGATCGATAAATCGGTTGAAAAGGCCCGGTCCTCGCTCAAGGCCGCGATTCCGGTGATCGCCGGAGTCGCCGCCAAGGGTACCTTTCATAAGAAAACCGCGGCCCGGAAGATCTCCCGGCTCACCAGACGGGTCAACAAGCTGGCCCGGTCCACGGAGTCGGCTGCCTGA
- the acs gene encoding acetate--CoA ligase, whose translation MSTNEEIEVSEAQIAVHWQEEVYYYPSEEFKAQANVKDRSIYDRFSLENFPECFKEYADLLDWDEPWHTTLDTSDAPCWKWFVGGRLNVSYNCIDRHLAKNKNKTAIHFVPDSEEDRIQHITYQELYIRVNEVAALFRDFCGLKAGDRVTIHLPMTPELPITMLALARLGVVHSVVFGGFSPSACADRVVDSQSRLLITIDGYYRGGRFIDHKKNADEAYETSKQEGHTVEKVLVWNRHPSKYSSGSPLVEGRDYSMNEELKNFSRHKVEPVSMPAEAPLFLMYTSGTTGKPKGCQHSTGGYLAYVAGTSKYIQDIHPEDVYWCMADIGWITGHSYIVYGPLSLGASTVVFEGVPNYPDAGRCWRIAEELDINIFHTAPTVIRALRKIGPDEPAKYNYNFKHMTTVGEPIEPAVWKWYYEVIGKGKAVIVDTWWQTETGGFLCTTLPGVSPMKPGSAGPGAPGIHPVILDEDGHEIPPGAGKAGNICIRNPWPGQFQTVWGDRDRYVDSYFGQYCKDRNSKDWRDWPYLAGDAAVVAEDGYFRILGRIDDVINVSGHRLGTKEIESAALTVAAVAEAAVVPVAHEIKGKEPDLYISLQPGYDASPELAAKISEAVCREIGKIARPRKVWLVPDMPKTRSGKIMRRVLGAISNHSDVGNVMTLANPEIVDEIKKLVQGE comes from the coding sequence ATGTCGACCAATGAAGAAATCGAGGTTTCCGAGGCCCAGATCGCCGTACACTGGCAGGAGGAGGTTTATTACTATCCTTCCGAGGAGTTCAAGGCCCAGGCCAATGTCAAGGACAGGTCGATATATGACCGGTTCAGCCTGGAGAATTTTCCCGAGTGTTTCAAGGAGTACGCTGATCTGCTTGACTGGGATGAGCCCTGGCACACCACCCTGGATACCAGCGACGCACCCTGCTGGAAATGGTTTGTCGGCGGCAGACTGAATGTCAGCTACAACTGTATCGACCGGCACCTGGCCAAGAACAAGAACAAGACCGCGATTCACTTCGTGCCTGACTCGGAAGAGGATCGGATCCAGCACATCACCTACCAGGAACTCTACATCAGAGTCAACGAAGTCGCGGCCCTGTTCAGGGATTTCTGCGGCCTCAAGGCCGGTGACCGGGTTACCATTCATCTGCCGATGACCCCTGAACTGCCGATCACCATGCTGGCCCTGGCCCGGCTCGGGGTTGTCCATTCGGTGGTGTTCGGCGGCTTTTCCCCCAGCGCCTGCGCCGACCGGGTCGTCGACTCCCAGAGCCGGCTGCTGATCACCATTGACGGCTACTACCGGGGCGGCAGGTTCATCGATCATAAGAAAAATGCCGACGAGGCGTACGAGACCAGCAAGCAGGAGGGGCATACCGTGGAGAAGGTGCTGGTCTGGAACCGGCATCCGAGCAAGTATTCCAGTGGCTCGCCGCTGGTCGAGGGCCGCGATTACTCGATGAACGAGGAACTCAAGAACTTTTCCCGTCACAAGGTCGAACCGGTATCAATGCCGGCCGAGGCGCCGCTGTTTCTGATGTATACCAGCGGCACCACCGGCAAGCCCAAGGGCTGCCAGCACTCCACCGGCGGTTATCTCGCCTATGTGGCCGGCACCTCCAAGTATATCCAGGATATCCATCCCGAGGATGTTTACTGGTGCATGGCCGACATCGGCTGGATCACCGGCCATTCCTACATTGTCTACGGTCCCCTGTCGCTCGGCGCCTCAACCGTGGTCTTTGAGGGGGTTCCCAATTATCCGGACGCGGGTCGCTGCTGGCGGATCGCCGAGGAACTGGATATCAACATCTTCCACACCGCTCCCACCGTGATCCGGGCCCTGCGCAAGATCGGTCCGGACGAGCCGGCCAAGTATAACTATAACTTCAAGCACATGACCACGGTGGGCGAACCCATCGAGCCGGCGGTCTGGAAGTGGTACTACGAGGTGATCGGCAAGGGCAAGGCAGTGATCGTCGATACCTGGTGGCAGACCGAAACCGGCGGTTTTCTCTGCACCACCCTGCCCGGGGTCAGCCCGATGAAGCCCGGCAGCGCCGGACCCGGCGCGCCCGGCATCCATCCGGTTATCCTGGATGAAGACGGCCACGAGATCCCGCCCGGCGCGGGCAAGGCCGGCAATATCTGCATCAGGAACCCCTGGCCGGGCCAGTTTCAGACCGTGTGGGGTGATCGCGATCGCTATGTGGACTCCTATTTTGGCCAGTATTGCAAGGACCGCAACAGCAAGGACTGGCGCGACTGGCCCTATCTGGCCGGCGACGCCGCGGTGGTGGCGGAGGACGGCTACTTCCGGATATTGGGCCGGATCGATGACGTGATCAATGTCTCCGGTCATCGGCTGGGCACCAAGGAGATCGAGTCCGCGGCCCTGACCGTGGCCGCGGTGGCCGAGGCCGCGGTGGTGCCGGTGGCCCACGAGATAAAGGGCAAGGAACCGGATCTCTACATCTCTCTGCAGCCCGGTTATGATGCCTCGCCCGAGCTGGCGGCCAAGATCTCCGAGGCCGTGTGCCGGGAGATCGGCAAGATTGCCCGGCCGCGCAAGGTGTGGCTGGTGCCCGACATGCCCAAGACCCGTTCCGGCAAGATCATGCGGCGGGTGCTCGGCGCCATCTCCAACCACAGCGACGTGGGTAACGTGATGACCCTGGCCAATCCGGAGATCGTTGACGAGATCAAGAAACTGGTCCAGGGAGAATGA